A window of the Pseudomonas fluorescens genome harbors these coding sequences:
- a CDS encoding efflux RND transporter permease subunit yields MNFSQFFISRPIFAAVLSLLILIAGAISLFQLPISEYPEVVPPTVVVRANFPGANPKVIGETVAAPLEQAITGVENMLYMSSQSTADGKITLTITFALGTDLDNAQVQVQNRVTRTEPKLPEEVTRIGITVDKASPDLTMVVHLTSPDKRYDMLYLSNYAILNIKDELARLGGVGDVQLFGMGDYSLRVWLDPNKTASRNLTATDVVTAIREQNRQVAAGQLGAPPAPNAQSFQLSVNTQGRLVSEEEFENIIIRAGDNGEITRLKDIARVELGSSQYALRSLLNNQPAVAIPIFQRPGSNAIEISNEVRGKMEELKKSFPQGMDYSIVYDPTIFVRGSIEAVVHTLFEALILVVLVVILFLQTWRASIIPLVAVPVSLIGTFAVMHLFGFSLNALSLFGLVLAIGIVVDDAIVVVENVERNIELGLNPFDATKKAMGEVTGPIIATALVLCAVFVPAAFISGLTGQFYKQFALTIAISTVISAFNSLTLSPALAAVLLKGHDAPKDRFSRVLDKIFGGWLFRPFNRFFDRASHGYVGTVRRVIRGSGIALFVYAGLMVLTFFGFSSTPTGFVPGQDKQYLVAFAQLPDAASLDRTEDVIKRMSDLALKQPGVESAVAFPGLSINGFTNSPNAGIVFVTLKPFDERKDPSMSAGAIAGALNGQYAGIQEAYMAIFPPPPVQGLGTIGGFRLQIEDRGNLGYEELYKETMNIIAKSHNVPELANLFTSYTVNVPQVDAAIDREKAKTHGVAVSDIFDTLQIYLGSLYANDFNRFGRTYQVNVQAEQQFRLESDQIGQLKVRNNKGEMIPLATFIKVSDTSGPDRVMHYNGFITAEINGAAAPGYSSGQAEKAIEKLLKDELPNGMTYEWTDLTYQQILSGNTALFVFPLCVLLAFLVLAAQYESWSLPLAVILIVPMTLLSAITGVIISGGDNNIFTQIGLIVLVGLACKNAILIVEFAKDKQQEGLDPLAAVLEACRLRLRPILMTSFAFIMGVVPLVFSSGAGAEMRHAMGVAVFSGMLGVTFFGLLLTPVFYVLIRNFVERSEARKAAKAQHLQKPLEAHQ; encoded by the coding sequence ATGAATTTTTCCCAATTCTTCATTTCACGGCCGATCTTCGCAGCGGTGCTGTCGCTGCTGATCCTGATCGCCGGTGCGATTTCGCTGTTCCAGTTGCCGATCAGCGAATACCCGGAAGTCGTGCCACCGACCGTGGTGGTGCGTGCCAACTTCCCGGGCGCCAACCCAAAAGTCATCGGTGAAACCGTGGCGGCTCCGCTGGAGCAGGCCATCACCGGCGTCGAGAACATGCTGTACATGTCCTCGCAATCCACCGCTGACGGCAAGATCACCCTGACCATCACCTTCGCTCTGGGCACCGACCTGGACAACGCGCAGGTGCAAGTTCAGAACCGCGTGACCCGGACCGAACCGAAACTTCCAGAAGAAGTGACGCGCATCGGTATCACCGTCGACAAGGCTTCTCCCGACCTGACCATGGTTGTGCACTTGACCTCGCCGGACAAACGCTACGACATGCTGTACCTGTCCAACTACGCAATCCTCAACATCAAGGATGAGCTCGCTCGCCTCGGTGGTGTCGGTGACGTGCAGCTGTTCGGTATGGGCGACTACTCGCTGCGTGTATGGCTGGATCCGAACAAGACTGCTTCGCGCAATCTGACTGCCACTGATGTGGTGACTGCGATTCGTGAACAGAACCGTCAGGTGGCCGCAGGCCAGTTGGGCGCGCCCCCTGCCCCGAATGCCCAGAGCTTCCAGCTGTCGGTCAACACTCAAGGCCGTCTGGTCTCCGAGGAAGAGTTCGAGAACATCATCATTCGCGCAGGCGACAACGGTGAAATCACTCGCCTGAAGGACATCGCTCGCGTTGAACTGGGTTCTAGCCAGTACGCCCTGCGTTCGTTGCTGAACAACCAGCCGGCCGTGGCGATCCCGATCTTTCAGCGTCCAGGCTCCAACGCCATCGAAATCTCGAACGAAGTTCGCGGCAAGATGGAAGAACTGAAGAAAAGCTTCCCGCAAGGCATGGACTACAGCATCGTCTATGACCCGACAATCTTCGTGCGCGGCTCCATCGAGGCGGTGGTTCACACCCTCTTCGAAGCACTGATTCTTGTGGTTCTGGTGGTGATCCTGTTCCTGCAGACCTGGCGCGCCTCGATCATTCCGTTGGTGGCGGTGCCGGTATCGTTGATCGGTACGTTTGCGGTGATGCACCTGTTCGGCTTCTCGCTCAACGCGCTGTCGCTGTTCGGCCTGGTACTGGCGATCGGTATCGTGGTGGACGACGCCATCGTGGTGGTGGAGAACGTCGAGCGGAACATTGAACTCGGGCTCAACCCCTTCGATGCGACCAAAAAGGCCATGGGTGAAGTTACGGGCCCGATCATTGCCACGGCGCTGGTGCTGTGTGCGGTGTTCGTACCGGCGGCATTCATCTCGGGTCTCACCGGTCAGTTCTACAAGCAGTTCGCATTGACCATCGCGATCTCGACCGTGATCTCGGCTTTCAACTCGCTGACCCTGTCGCCAGCGCTGGCCGCTGTGTTGCTCAAAGGTCATGACGCACCGAAAGACCGCTTCTCGCGAGTGCTGGACAAGATCTTCGGTGGCTGGCTGTTCCGTCCGTTCAACCGTTTCTTCGACCGTGCCAGTCATGGCTACGTCGGCACCGTACGCCGGGTTATCCGTGGCAGCGGCATCGCGCTCTTCGTGTACGCAGGCCTGATGGTGCTGACCTTCTTCGGTTTCTCCAGCACGCCGACCGGTTTCGTACCCGGCCAGGACAAGCAATACCTGGTGGCCTTCGCGCAACTGCCGGACGCCGCGAGCCTGGACCGTACCGAAGACGTGATCAAGCGCATGTCCGACCTGGCATTGAAACAGCCAGGCGTGGAAAGCGCCGTAGCGTTCCCGGGCCTGTCGATCAACGGTTTCACCAACAGCCCGAACGCCGGCATCGTGTTCGTGACCCTGAAACCGTTCGACGAGCGTAAAGACCCGAGCATGTCCGCCGGTGCGATTGCCGGTGCCTTGAACGGCCAGTACGCCGGGATTCAGGAAGCCTACATGGCGATCTTCCCGCCGCCGCCGGTACAAGGCCTGGGCACCATTGGTGGTTTCCGCCTGCAAATCGAAGACCGGGGCAACCTGGGCTACGAAGAGCTGTACAAGGAAACCATGAACATTATTGCCAAGAGCCATAACGTTCCGGAACTGGCCAACCTGTTCACCAGCTACACCGTGAACGTGCCGCAGGTCGATGCCGCCATCGACCGGGAAAAAGCCAAGACCCACGGCGTGGCCGTCAGCGACATCTTCGACACCCTGCAGATCTACCTGGGTTCGCTGTATGCCAACGACTTCAACCGCTTCGGTCGCACCTATCAGGTCAACGTTCAGGCAGAGCAGCAGTTCCGCCTCGAATCCGACCAGATCGGCCAGCTGAAAGTACGCAACAACAAAGGCGAAATGATCCCGCTGGCGACCTTCATCAAGGTCAGCGACACCTCGGGCCCGGATCGCGTGATGCACTACAACGGCTTCATCACTGCTGAAATCAACGGTGCGGCAGCCCCCGGCTACAGCTCCGGTCAGGCCGAAAAAGCCATCGAGAAACTGCTCAAGGATGAACTTCCGAACGGCATGACCTACGAGTGGACCGACCTGACCTACCAGCAGATTCTGTCCGGCAACACTGCACTGTTCGTGTTCCCGCTCTGCGTATTGCTGGCGTTCCTGGTGCTCGCGGCTCAATACGAAAGCTGGAGCCTGCCACTGGCGGTGATCCTGATTGTACCGATGACCCTGCTGTCGGCCATCACCGGCGTGATCATCTCCGGCGGCGACAACAACATCTTCACCCAGATCGGCTTGATCGTACTGGTGGGCCTGGCCTGTAAGAACGCGATTCTGATCGTCGAGTTCGCCAAGGACAAACAGCAAGAAGGTCTCGATCCGCTGGCCGCTGTACTGGAAGCCTGCCGCCTGCGTCTGCGGCCGATCCTGATGACCTCGTTCGCGTTCATCATGGGTGTGGTGCCACTGGTGTTCTCCAGCGGTGCCGGTGCCGAGATGCGTCATGCCATGGGTGTGGCGGTGTTCTCCGGGATGCTCGGTGTGACCTTCTTCGGTCTGCTGCTGACCCCCGTGTTCTATGTGCTGATCCGTAACTTCGTGGAGCGCAGCGAAGCGCGCAAAGCGGCCAAGGCGCAACATCTTCAAAAGCCACTGGAGGCGCACCAATGA